ATGAGGCCAAGATGGCCAAGCTTGCCCGCCAGGTGCCGATCGGCCGGATCGGCGAAGTGGCCGACGTCGCCGCGGCCGTGGTCTATCTGGCGTCGGACGAAAGTGCGATGATGACCGGCTCCGAGCTCAAGCTCGACGGCGGCATGTCCGCGATGTGATCTGAGAGGAATACGATGACCGAAACGATGCAGGCGCTGCTGTGCGAGAGCTTCGGCCCGCCCGAAGGCCTGGTGCTGCGCGAGCTCGCGGTGCCGCAGCCGGGCGAGGGCGAAGTGCTGATCCGCGTCCACTCCGCCGGACTGAACTTCCCTGATACGCTGATCATCGAGGACAAGTACCAGATCAAGGCGCCGCTGCCTTTCGCCCCGGGCGGAGAACTGGCGGGTGTGGTCGAGAAGGTGGGACCCGGCGTCACCCGCCTCAAGGTCGGAGACCGTGTCGCGGCGCTGACTCATTGGGGCGGTTTCGCCGACTATGCCATTGCCCAGGAAGCGCGAACCACGCTGGTGCCCCAGACGATGGACCTCGACGTCGCCAGCGCCTTCACCCTGGTCTACGGCACTTCGCACTATGCACTCAAACAGCGTGGCGCGCTCAAAGCCGGCGAGACCGTGCTGGTGCTCGGCGCCAGCGGCGGCACGGGGCTTTCCGCCATAGAGATCGCCAAGGCCATGGGCGCGCGCGTCATCGCCGGCGCCTCGACCGCCGAGAAGCTGGCGATCGCCAAGGCGCACGGCGCCGACGAACTGGTCAACTACGCCGAGGAAGACCTCAAGGCGCGGGTCAAGGCGCTGACCGGCGGCAAGGGTGTCGACGTGATCTACGATCCGGTGGGCGACAAGCTTGCCGATCCGGCTTTCCGCACGATCGGCTGGGAAGGACGCTATCTCGTCATCGGCTTTGCCGGCGGGCAGATCCCGGCGGTCCCGTTCAACCTGGCGCTGGTCAAGGGCGCGTCGATCGTCGGCGTGTTCTGGGGCGATTTCGTCGCGCGCGATCCCGCCGGGCACCATGCCAACATGGCCGAACTCTATGCCATGCATGCCGAGGGCAAGCTCAAGCCGCTGATCAGCGAACGCTTCCCGATGGCCGAGGGCGGCAAGGCGATCCGCCACATGATGGACCGCAAGGCCACCGGCAAGGTTATCGTCATGGCGGGGTGATTGGGCTCTTTGCGGCGCGGCGCTCTTGTGATCTTATGCAACGCATAAACAGCATTCGAGAGGGAAGCCGACAGCCATGGCCATCGAAATCCGTAATCTGGGCGACCAGTACAGCTGGGGTTCGCGCGTAAGCGGCGTCACCTGGGACAACATCCACGACGAAGCGCTGCGTGCCGACCTGCAGCAGCTGTTCCGCGACCGCGGCCTGATCGTGTTCGAGGGCATGGAGCCCAGTTCGACGATGCAGGTCGAGCTCAGCAAGGTCTTCGGCCCGCTCAAGGACCATCCGACCAAGAGCACCCCGCGCGCCGACCCCGATCTCGCCGAGGGCGTGATCGACATGCACCGCCCGCCGCGCGGCGATATCGGGCACGACCACGGCCTGATCGAAGTGAACGGCAAGCGGGTCGAGAGCTTCATCCCCTGGCACTTCGACCACACCTACAACGACGAGCTCAACTATGCGGGCGTGCTGCGTTCGATCATCGCGGCGCCGGTCGACGGGCGCACGGGCTTCACTTGCGGGATCGAGCTCTACAAGGCGATGAACCCGGCGCTGCTCGCCAAGATCGAGCAGTTGAAGGCAATCTACACGCTCGACGTGCGGCTGACGCAGATCAAGTATGGCCGCTACTTCGAGACCTTCGGCGACACGGAGGGAATGGCCGGCAACGTCGCCGAAAGCGCGATCTTCCCGCGCGCGATCCATCCGATGATCTGGCAGCGGCCGAGCGGCGAGAAGGTCGTCCACTTCTGCGGCTTCTCGGCCGTGGGCATCGAGGGACACGAGAATGCCGAGGGCGATGCCCTGTTCGACGAAGTGATGCACGACCTCGTGCGCAATGTGAATCCCTACTGGCATTCGTGGAACCCCACCGACATGCTGATCTGGGACAACCACCGCATGCTGCATTCGGTCGAAGGCTGCGATCCGAAGTACGAGCGCCGCATGCACCGCACGACGATCCGGGGCGATTACGGCCTCGGCCGCTTCGAAGGCGGAAAGAAGATCGGCGAAGTGAAGCGCGAGACCACGCCGTTGAACCTGCCTACCGGCCTGCAGCCGGCCTGACCGGGCAGGAGGGGAGCAGGGCGGTCTAGCCGGCCCTGATCCCCTTCCAGTGCTTGAGTCGCTGTGCGATCAGCTTGGCGCGCTGGCGGTCGTCGTTGCCGTCGAGCACCTCCATGTCCCCCGGATCGGCGCGCAGATAGACGCCCGAGGTGCGGGCGTTGAGTTCGGGCTTCGAGTCCCACAGCGTGGTGAAGTAGCCTGACGCGCGATCGGCGGACTCGAGAGTGACCTCGCCCGTGCCGTGGAGCTGCGGCGCATCGGGATCGAGCGGGCGTTCACCCTGCCAGTAGTAGAAGATGCCTGACGGGTCGCGCTTCGCACGCGCCGCTTCGCTGTGGTAGCGCGCCAGTAGCCTGCCGTCCTCACGCCAGGAACGGCCGGTCATCTCGAGCGAACCATCGCGGCAGCGCGCGATCTTGATCATGCCCAGCGCCGACGGTTCCCGTTCGCTGCGCTCGGTCAGCGAGAACTGCCACCACGCGCCTTCGATCCGCGCGAGATGGCTCTCGCTCTCGATCGCCTGCCGCAGCTTCTGGGTGATGGCGGAGATCTCGTCAGCGGCGCTCTCTTCGTCATAGCGGATCGAGGTCAGGCCGAGCAGGTCGGTCGGCAGCTTCGAACCGCGGGCGTGCAGGATGAAAGTCCGCCGCATGCCGAGCGCGCCGCCGAACAGGCCCGCTTCGAAGACGACGTTGTCGCGCGGCGAGGCCAGGCCCGCATTCGGGTCGGGTGTCGCGGGAGCAGTCGCGCTGGTCCAGTCGTCCTGTGCGAAGACGAAGGCGGCGAAATCGACCTCGCGGGTGAGTTCCAGCAGGCGCTCCAGCGTGCTGGTGCCGGGATTGAACGAGGTCATCCACGGTTCGACCCGCGCGATGTCGGCCAGACCCTCGGTCAGGGCATCGAGCAGCGCCGCCTGCTTGGTCGAGGAACCGAGAAAGATGCGCGGCTTGTCCATCGCTAGGCCAGCCCTTCCTCGGTCAGCGCCTGGCGAACGGCGTCGCGCGCCAGAATCCGGTCGAAGAAGTCGAGCAGGCCCGTCGAGAGCGGCAGCTCGAACCCCTTGGCCCAACGCAGCATGGCGAACAGATAGGCGTCGGCCACGGTGAAGTTGGAGGCCAGCAGATAGGCACCGGGCATCTGGTTCTCGAGGAAACCCAGCCGCGTCATCACCGCTTCGGTGGCAGCGGCCTTGCCCGCTTCGTCCGCGCCGTGGAAGAACGGCTTGAAGGCGATATGGAGCTCGCACGAGAGGTAGGACAGCATCTCGATCAGCCGCGTGCGTCCGAGCGGCCCGGCGGGGCGGAGTACGGGCACGCGGTCGGCGATGAGATCGAGCACCGCGACGTTCTCGGTCACCACGGCGCCGTCATCGAGCACGAGCATGGGCACGTAGCCCTTGGGATTGATCGCCAGGTAGTCGGTGCCGCGCTCGGTGATCTTGGCCTTGAGGTCGACCCGCTCGAATTCGGCGGCGATGCGGGCTTCGTGGAGCGAGATACGGACCGAAAGGCTACAGGCGCCCGGTGAGTAGTAGAGTTTCATGGATTGGCGCTCCTTCTGGTCGACAGCATCGAAGCGCGTGCGGGCCCGGTCAAGTGACCAGGCCCGCACCTGGTCCTACCCCATCGCGGGCATGGCCGAGGCCGCTTCCGGGTTTGCCGGCAGTTCCTCGTCGCGGATAAAGGCGAGCAGATCGGCGTTCACGATGTCGGGATGAGTCTGAGCCACGCCGTGCGGCAGGTTCTTGTAGGTCCTGAGCGTACCGTTCCGCAGCAGCTTGGCCGATAGCGGTCCCGCATCCGCATAGGGCACGATCTGATCGTCCTCGCTATGGATCACCAGCACCGGCACTTCGATCTTCTTCAGATCCTCGGTGAAGTCGGTCTCTGAGAAGGCCTTGATGCATTCGTAGTGGGCCTTGGTGCTGCCCATCATGCCCTGCCGCCACCAGTTACGGATCAGCCCTTCGGACACTTTTGCGCCGGGACGATTGAAGCCGTAGAACGGTCCGGCCGGGATATCGATGTAGAGCTGGGCGCGGTTGGCGGCCAGCGCGGCGCGGTAGCCGTCGAACGCTTCGATCGGCGTTCCGCCCGGGTTCGACTCCTTCTTGACCATGACCGGTGGTACGGCCTCGAGCAGGACAGCCTTGGCGACCCGCTCAGGCTCGGCACGGGCGACATAGTGCGCGACTTCGCCGCCCCCGGTCGAATGGCCGATATGGATCGCGCCGAGCAGGTCGAGCGCCTCGACCATCTCGGCGACATCGGCAGCATAGGTGTCCATCTCGTTGCCTTCGCTGGTCTGGCTCGACCGGCCGTGGCCGCGTCGGTCATGCGCGATCACGCGGAAGCCCTGGGCGAGGAAGAACAGCATCTGGTTGTCCCAGTCGTCCGCGCTGAGCGGCCAGCCGTGGTGGAACACGATCGGCTGCGCGGATTTCGGACCCCAGTCCTTGTAGAATATCTCGGTGCCGTCCTTGGTGGTGATGAAGCTCATGGTGGGTCCACTCCCTGCCAAAATACCGGCCAAAGGGACCGGCGCCACACGTTTCGGGACAGATCGAGGCCGGTATCCGCGATCTATGCCCTCACTTGTTCGTCAACGGGCCGGCCTAACAAATCCTTTTCAGGCGATCGGCCGGCGAGCCAGAGTGCGATGTTCCGGACGTAATGCCGGATGGAGCGTTGCGCCTCGGGCGAACGGGCCAGGCCATCGCCCGGCGCTTCGCTGACGAAGCTGGGGCAGCCCGCGGCGGGATCCCAGTTGTAGTCGGCGAAATGGTGGAAGGTCGATTGCGCGAGCGCCGGGCCGCCGTCCTCGGACGGCTCGAAAGCGACGGCGATGTTGAAGTTCCGCCCGGTCACCTTGCTGGTGCCCGTCGCGATCACTCGGGCCGAAGGATCGTCCGCCGGGGCATCGACCGCGCCTTCGTGCGGATGTGATGCGAGATAGCGCAGCAGGCCGCCGCTTGCCGAGGCATCGCGGAGCAGAGGGTGCGGCGGGCCGACGACGGTGATCTCCTGGAAATCGCCGTTCGCGCCCGAATGGTAGTTCGGCCAGAGGATGTAGGCGGTCTCGCGATCGTCGACTACTCGGCGCGTCTCGTCGGCCTCTTCGTGCTTGCTATGAAAGAAGTGCGCTTCGCCGACGCCGCCGAGATTGCACACCGAAATGCCGAGGTCCATGTGGTCGCGAGTCACCAGCAGGCTGCCGCCGTTCCGGCGAAAGCGGCTGAGCGCCGCGCAATCTTCCGGGTCCAGCCCGTCGCCGGTATCGACCGCGAACAGCCAGACCTGGTCGAAGTCCGATTGGTCGATCGTCGAGAGGACCGGATCTGGCGCGCCGGGCGCCGTGCGATCGCGGGCGGTTACGGCGCAGAGCGGTGTGCCGTCCTCGTCGTCCAGTCCTGCCAGATAGTCCCGCAGCATCGAAAACCGGCCGATGTGCCAGTCGTCAGAGATCGGGGGGAATCGTCGTCTGCAACAGGATACGAATCGGCAAGGCCATCGCATTCTCCCTCAGAGAATTTGGACCAGTTCAGCGATCACATTTTATTGCTTTCCGGCGGTTTTGCCGGCCTAGGTCGGACGCCTAGCGTTCGCCACCCAATGGGAAAACAGTATCACGCCGCCACCGCCCGCGCCAGAGGCCGGGCAGGCGATAACCGTTCGAACGATCAAGTCATCCGTCAAGTCGATCATATTCGTTTTCGGACCCGGCTGCTAACTTGCATCCATCGATGGGCGATCGAGAAGGATATGGGATGGCACAGATTGAGCAGTTGCAGGCGGCCGATCGGCCGTTCCTGACCGACGGCGGCCTGGAGACCTGGCTGTTCTTCCAGCAAGGCTTCGAGGCGCCGCTGTTCGCCGCGATCATGCTGATGGACAAAGATCCGGCGCGGCAGGCCCTGCGCACCTACTTCGACGGTTTCCTGGCTATGGCCGAAAGCGCAGGGACCGGCTTCGTGCTCGATACGGTCACATGGCGCGGCTGCACCGAATGGGCGCCGAAGCTGGACGTGACGGCGGATGAGCTGCTGCGCCTCAGCGCCGAGGCCGTGCGCTTCGCCGTAGATATTCGCGACGCCTGGCAGGCGCGGGTGCCGGCGATCCTGATCAACGGCGTGGTCGGTCCTGCGGGCGATGGCTATGCTCCCGAGGAAGTGCCTGATGCCGACAGTGCTTTCGCCATGCACATCCCACAGATTCGCGCGCTTGCCGAAGCCGGTGCGGACATGATCTCTGCGATAACGATGACCAACGTCGGCGAAGCGATCGGCGTGGTCCGCGGTGCCCGGGAGGTCGGCTTGCCCGTAGTCATTTCGTTCACCGTCGAGACCGACGGCAGGCTGCCGAGCGGCGATCTGTTGGGCGACGCGATCCATGCCGTCGATGCGGCGACGAACGGCGCGCCGGCCTACTACATGGTGAACTGCGCTCACCCGGATCACTTCCGTGACACGCTGGCAGAAGGCGGGGACTGGACGGCGCGGATCGGCGGGCTGAGAGCCAATGCCTCGCGTCTGAGCCACGCGGAACTGGACGAAGCGGAAGTGCTCGACGACGGCGATCCGGAGGAATTCGGCAGGCAGCACGCCGAACTGGCCGAGCTGTTACCGGGCTTGCGTGTTCTCGGGGGCTGCTGCGGGACCGATCATCGCCATGTCGGAAGCGTGTCGCAGCACTTGCATCACGCCTGACCGATTGGCCGGGGCGACGATCAGGCCGCCTCGGCCTGCTTCATCTCGAGCCGTTCCCAGATCTCGACGAGCGCAGACGTGAGTTCGCGCATCATCTCCTCGCTGTGCGAGGGACCGGGGGTGAAGCGCAGGCGCTCGGTACCGCGCGGCACGGTTGGGAAGTTGATCGGCTGGACGTAAACGCCGTATTCGGCGAGCAGGATGTCGCTGATCTTCTTGGCCTTGACCGGATCGCCGACCATCAGCGGCACGATATGCGTGGTCGAGGGCATGACCGGCAGCCCGGCCTCGGCGAACAGGTGCTTGAGCATGGCGGCGGCGGCCTGCTGGCCCTCGCGCTCGGCGCTCGAGGCCTTGAGGTGCTTGACCGAGGCGAGCACGCCCGCGACCAGCACCGGCGACAGGCTGGTGGTGAAGATGAAGCCCGGCGCGTAGGAACGGATCACGTCGATGATCCGGCTGTCGGCCGCGATGTAGCCGCCCATCACGCCGAAGGCCTTGCCCAGCGTGCCCTCGATGATGGTGATGCGGTGTGCGGCCTCGTCACGGTCGGTGATGCCGCCGCCGCGCGGGCCGTACATGCCCACGGCGTGGACTTCGTCGATGTAGGTCAGCGCGTTGTACTTGTCGGCCAGGTCGCAGATCGCGTGGATGGGGGCGACGTCGCCGTCCATCGAATAAACGCTTTCGAAGGCGATCAGCTTGGGCACTTCGGGGTCTGCGGCTTCGAGCAGTTCCTCGAGGTGCGCGAGATCGTTGTGCCGCCAGACCTGCTTCTCGCAGCCCGAATTGCGGATGCCGGCGATCATGCTGGCGTGGTTGAGCTCGTCCGAGAAGATCACGCAGCCGGGCAGGATCTTGGCAAGCGTCGAGAGCGTCGCGTCGTTCGAGACATAGCCCGAGGTGAACAGCAGCGCGCCGTCCTTGCCGTGGAGGTCGGCAAGCTCGTGCTCCAGCTCGACGTGGTAATGCGTGTTGCCGCCGATGTTGCGCGTGCCGCCCGAGCCGGCGCCGACGTTGTGCAGCGCCTCTTCCATCGCTGCGATGACCTTGGGGTGCTGGCCCATGGCGAGATAGTCGTTCGAACACCAGACCGTGATCGGCTTCGGGCCGTTATGACCGGCGAAGCAGCGCGCGTTCGGAAACGCGCCCTTGTTGCGCAGGATGTCGATGAATACCCGGTAACGCCCCTCGGCATGCAGCCGATCGATCGCTTCGTCGAAAATCTTGTCGTAATTCACGGAAAGTGTGCCCGTCCTGCGATAAGAAGTCTGCCTGTTGTCACCACTCGGCCCAGGCATTTGGTGAGCGCCTTAGCCGAAGGCAAGGCGGTTTGCCAGCGACTTTGCGCGGTCGGCGACAGACTTTGATCTAGAGTGCCTCACAGAATTTCTATGCGTTCCAATCCGAAACGCGCGAGTGTCGGCGCGAGGGCGGCGACATCCGCGCCATCGCGGGTGAACAGTGCGAAGTCGGGCTCGGTTCGCGCGAAGGGCTGGCCCTCGGTCAGATGGACGATGCGTCGCGCGATGCCTTCGGCGCCGTGGATGAAGCGCACCTCGGGTCCGAAGGCCTCGCCGAGTTCGGCCTCGACCAGAGGGAAATGGGTGCAGGCAAGCACGATCGTATCGATCGCTTGACCGTCCGGCTGGTCGCGCAGTCCGGCAGCGGCGCGCGAAAAAACAGCGGGATCGACCGGCTCGCCGCGCAGCCGCGCCTCGGCCGCCGCTACCAGTTCGGGCGCCCCGTAGCGCAGCAGCCGCTTGCCGACCGCAAATTCGGCCTCGAGCCGGTCGACATAGCCCTGGCGGATCGTCGCCTCGGTGCCGAGCAGGCCGATCGTGCCGCTGCGGGTGAGTGCGGCAGCGGGTTTGATCGCCGGGACCGTGCCGACGATCGGCAGCTCCAGCACTTCGCGGACCATGCCGAGCGCGATGGTCGAGGCGGTGTTGCAGGCGATGCAGGCGAGGCGAGGGCGATAACGCTCGGTCATCCGCCCGAGCAGCCCGGCGACCCGCGCGGCGATCTGCGCCTCGGTCTTGCTGCCATAGGGCAGGCCGGCGTTGTCGGCGGCGTAGATCACCGGCGCCTGGGGAAGGACCTTGCGCAGCTCGGCGAGCACCGACAGGCCGCCGACGCCGGAGTCAAACAGCAGGATGGGCGCCGATGGTTCCGTCATGAAGCGCCCTTCATATCCATAGCGGCGCAAAAAAGAAGGGCGGGGCTTCGACAAGTTCGGGACAGCCGTTTATGGACGGCGCGTGGAGTGGATTTACGCCCTTGTCGCCGGCTATGCCCTTGGTTCGATCCCCTTCGGGCTGATCCTGACACGCCTGACCGGCGCGGGCGATCTGCGCGCGATCGGTTCGGGCAACATCGGCGCGACCAACGTGCTGCGCACCGGCCGCAAGGGCCTCGCTGCGGCGACGCTGCTGCTCGACCTGGGCAAGGGTGCGGCGGCGGTGCTGCTGGCCTGGCGCTTCTGGCCCGAGGCGGCGGCTTTCGCCGCGCTTGGCGCGGTGGTTGGCCATTGTTTCCCTGTGTGGCTCAAGTTCAAGGGCGGCAAAGGCGTGGCGACGTTGATGGGCGTTTCGCTGGGTCTCGCCTGGCCGATCGGGCTGGCCTATGCGGTGACCTGGCTTGGCATGCTGGCTCTGACCCGCACCTCGTCGCTCGGCGGGATGAGCGCGGCCGTCGTCGCGCCGATCGCTGCCCTGGCGACCGGCCATGTCGATTTCGTGCCCGTGCTGGTGGCGCTCGCAGTCCTGGTGATCTGGCTCCACCGTGCGAACATCGCCCGGCTTCGCGCCGGTACCGAGCCCAAGATAGGCGGCGGCAAGAAGCCGTGAGCCTTGAGCAGGCCGAAGCCTTCGCGCGCATCCGCCTGCTGCGCTCTCCCAATATCGGCCCCATTTCCTACCGCCAGCTGCTGCGCCGCTTCGGCAATGCCCGGACGGCGCTGGAGGCCTTGCCGGACCTCGCTGCGCGTGGCGGAGCACCCTATCGCGCCGCGCCCGAGAGCCGCATCGCCGACGAGATTGCCGCGATAAAGCGGGCGGGCGGGCGCTACCTGTTCCACGATTTCCCCGACTATCCGCCGCTGCTGGCGCAGATCGACAGCGCCCCGCCGATCCTGACCGTTCGCGGCGATGCGGCGCTGGCGGCGCGGCCCTGCGTCGCGGTCGTCGGTGCGCGCAATGCCTCTGCGGGGGCGGTCAAGCTGTCGCGCGATTTCGCCGCAGCGCTGGCCGATGCGGGCTTCATCGTCGCCTCCGGCCTTGCCCGCGGGATCGACGGCGCCGCGCATCGGGGCGCTCTGAACGGAGGCACGATCGGCGTCATCGCTAGCGGTATCGACATTGCCTATCCGCCCGAGCACGCCGACCTGCAGGAACAGATCGCCGAGCAGGGTCTGCTGATCGCCGAGCAGCCACCCGGCACCGAGCCGCTGGCGCGGCATTTCCCCTCGCGCAACCGCATCATAGCCGGACTTGCTGCCGGCACGCTGGTGGTCGAGGCGGCGCCCAAGTCGGGCTCGCTGATCACCGCGCGTCTCGCCGCCGAGTTCGGCCGAGAGGTCATGGCCATCCCCGGCTCGCCGCTCGACAGTCGCTCGCACGGCTGCAACCAGCTGATCCGCGACGGCGGCGTGCTGGTGCAGAGCCCGGAGGACGTGATCGAGCTCCTGTCCGGCTTCGACGGCATACCGCGCTCGACTTTTCGCGAAGCGCCCCCGGCCTATACGGCGAACGACGATCTGGGCGATGAGCCCGCAGACATCGCCAGCCTGCTCACCACCGCGCCTGTCGCAGTCGACGAGTTGATCCGCCAGAGCGGGACAAGCGCGGCCTCCGTGCAACTCGCGTTGCTCGAGCTGGAAATCGCAGGCAGGCTGATGCGGCATGCCGGTGGGCGGGTAAGCGTGAATGGCTGAAGGGGGCGACAATGGAAACGGTCAAGGTTGGCTTCGGCGAAATAATAAATGAGATGGTCGAAGTCGGCAGAGCGAATTTTCCTCTGCTTGCGGTGACTATGCTCGCGATCGTGGCGGGCTTCAGCCTGCTCGACATGCTGAGCAGCAACGCATCGAATGCGATCAACCTGGTCGTGACGATCTTCGTTCAGTACCAGATCGTCGAGCGGATGTTGGCCGATCGGGTTCCCAGCGAACCGCGCAAGCATCGTTATGGTGCGATGTTCATCGCCGGACTGCTCGGTGGCCTGGCCACTCTGGTAGGTTTCATCCTGCTGATCGTGCCGGGACTGTTCCTGCTGGCGGCCTGGTCTGTCACGACGCCTTTCATCGTGATCGAGGACAAGAGCGGCACCGAGGCGCTTGCCGCGAGCTGGCGTGCCACTGCGGCGTCGCGGATACCGCTCATGCTCGTGATGCTTCTCGGCTGTGCCTTGATCGGGGGCGGCTTTGCCGTTCTGTTCCTTTTACCGGCCTCACCGACGAGAGCTTGAGCCTCGCGGGGACGTTCTATGTCAATCTGCTGGCCGCTTCGATGACAGTCGCAGGATGGGTACTGGGCGTGGCGGTCTATCGCCTCGTCGTCCCATACAGCGGCAGGTTCAGCGAAGTCTTCGCCTAGCCCTCAGCGGCAGCTCACCTGCATGTCGCGCGGCCGGCAGAGTACCGTCGCGCCGAGATAGCGCTCCGCCCAGGCGAGATCCGCTGCTGACTTCGCGCCGCGGAAGGCCACCTGGCGGACGTGCATGTCGCTTTGCCCGGCGATCGCGAGCAGCAGAAAGCTCTCGGGCACCCCGCCTTCACTGCGTGGGCAATCGACCTGGAGGCGGGCGGCCGCGCGGCTCGAGACCGTCAGACTGGCAACGGGCGACACCTTCGCGCCGGGGCAGGCCCGTGGCGTTTGTTCGGCGATCGTCTGGGCGTAGGCGGCCGGAGTCGAGCGGGCGGCGAGGCCGGTGAAGCGCTGCGTCGTCACCATCCGGGTCCAGCGCTCGACCGTTTCGCCGCGCGGCACTTCCTCGCGAATCGATTGCGCGTCGTTTGCAGCCGAATAGCCGGGCACGAAGTTCGACAGCGGCGGCGATACGAGCCGTTCGGCTTCCGCCGCAATGGCCGGACAGGCCGATGCCAGCGCCAGAACCGCACAGATCGCCAGAACATGCCGCATTTCCGCCCTCCTGTTCGCCCACTGCCGATCGCAACGCGCCGCTTGACGCAGACCGGAAAGGATTACCACTTTACGCGTGTACGTATGCGTACACGTGTGAGTGGGGGCAAGTAGAGCCGAAATGCAGTTAGTCATCGTTGAATCACCCGCCAAGGCGAAGACAATCGAGAAGTACCTCGGCAAGGATTACAAGGTCCTGGCATCCTACGGCCATGTCCGCGACCTGCCGGCCAAGGACGGTTCGGTGCGCCCCGACGAAGAGTTCGCCATGGATTGGGAACTCTACGGCGACAAGGCGAAGCAGGTGAAGGCGATCACCGATCTGGCGAAGACCGCCGACCGCCTGATTCTCGCGACCGACCCTGATCGCGAGGGCGAAGCCATTTCCTGGCATGTCCGCGAGCTGCTGGCCAAGAAGAAGGCCCTGCCCAAGGACGTCCAGCGCGTAACTTTCAACGCCATCACCAAGGACACGGTGACCAAGGCGATGACCCAGCCGCGCGAGCTCGATCAGGATCTGATCGATGCCTACCTCGCCCGCCGTGCGCTCGACTATCTGTTCGGCTTCACCCTCTCGCCGGTGCTCTGGCGCAAGCTGCCCGGCGCCAAGAGTGCGGGCCGCGTGCAGTCGGTGGCGCTTCGCCTGATCGTCGAGCGCGACCGCGAGATCGAGGCGTTCAAGCCGCAAGAATACTGGTCGGTCGTCGCCCAGATGGAGCAGGGCGGCACCGAGTTCGCCGCGCGCCTGGTCAAGTTCGAGGGCGAGAAGCTCGAGCGGCTGAGCCTCGGCGACCAGGGCATCGCCATGCGGGCCAAGGCGGCGGTCGAAGGCGGCGCCTTCCGCGTCGAGGAAGTCGACACCCGCCCGCAGAAGCGCAATCCGCAGCCGCCGTTCACCACCTCGACTCTGCAGCAGGAAGCTGCGCGCAAGCTCGGCTTCTCGGCCAGCCACACGATGCGCGTGGCGCA
The window above is part of the Novosphingobium sp. G106 genome. Proteins encoded here:
- a CDS encoding TauD/TfdA family dioxygenase — its product is MAIEIRNLGDQYSWGSRVSGVTWDNIHDEALRADLQQLFRDRGLIVFEGMEPSSTMQVELSKVFGPLKDHPTKSTPRADPDLAEGVIDMHRPPRGDIGHDHGLIEVNGKRVESFIPWHFDHTYNDELNYAGVLRSIIAAPVDGRTGFTCGIELYKAMNPALLAKIEQLKAIYTLDVRLTQIKYGRYFETFGDTEGMAGNVAESAIFPRAIHPMIWQRPSGEKVVHFCGFSAVGIEGHENAEGDALFDEVMHDLVRNVNPYWHSWNPTDMLIWDNHRMLHSVEGCDPKYERRMHRTTIRGDYGLGRFEGGKKIGEVKRETTPLNLPTGLQPA
- a CDS encoding homocysteine S-methyltransferase family protein gives rise to the protein MAQIEQLQAADRPFLTDGGLETWLFFQQGFEAPLFAAIMLMDKDPARQALRTYFDGFLAMAESAGTGFVLDTVTWRGCTEWAPKLDVTADELLRLSAEAVRFAVDIRDAWQARVPAILINGVVGPAGDGYAPEEVPDADSAFAMHIPQIRALAEAGADMISAITMTNVGEAIGVVRGAREVGLPVVISFTVETDGRLPSGDLLGDAIHAVDAATNGAPAYYMVNCAHPDHFRDTLAEGGDWTARIGGLRANASRLSHAELDEAEVLDDGDPEEFGRQHAELAELLPGLRVLGGCCGTDHRHVGSVSQHLHHA
- a CDS encoding glutathione binding-like protein, producing the protein MKLYYSPGACSLSVRISLHEARIAAEFERVDLKAKITERGTDYLAINPKGYVPMLVLDDGAVVTENVAVLDLIADRVPVLRPAGPLGRTRLIEMLSYLSCELHIAFKPFFHGADEAGKAAATEAVMTRLGFLENQMPGAYLLASNFTVADAYLFAMLRWAKGFELPLSTGLLDFFDRILARDAVRQALTEEGLA
- the murI gene encoding glutamate racemase, with translation MTEPSAPILLFDSGVGGLSVLAELRKVLPQAPVIYAADNAGLPYGSKTEAQIAARVAGLLGRMTERYRPRLACIACNTASTIALGMVREVLELPIVGTVPAIKPAAALTRSGTIGLLGTEATIRQGYVDRLEAEFAVGKRLLRYGAPELVAAAEARLRGEPVDPAVFSRAAAGLRDQPDGQAIDTIVLACTHFPLVEAELGEAFGPEVRFIHGAEGIARRIVHLTEGQPFARTEPDFALFTRDGADVAALAPTLARFGLERIEIL
- a CDS encoding NADPH:quinone oxidoreductase family protein produces the protein MQALLCESFGPPEGLVLRELAVPQPGEGEVLIRVHSAGLNFPDTLIIEDKYQIKAPLPFAPGGELAGVVEKVGPGVTRLKVGDRVAALTHWGGFADYAIAQEARTTLVPQTMDLDVASAFTLVYGTSHYALKQRGALKAGETVLVLGASGGTGLSAIEIAKAMGARVIAGASTAEKLAIAKAHGADELVNYAEEDLKARVKALTGGKGVDVIYDPVGDKLADPAFRTIGWEGRYLVIGFAGGQIPAVPFNLALVKGASIVGVFWGDFVARDPAGHHANMAELYAMHAEGKLKPLISERFPMAEGGKAIRHMMDRKATGKVIVMAG
- a CDS encoding alpha/beta fold hydrolase, with the translated sequence MSFITTKDGTEIFYKDWGPKSAQPIVFHHGWPLSADDWDNQMLFFLAQGFRVIAHDRRGHGRSSQTSEGNEMDTYAADVAEMVEALDLLGAIHIGHSTGGGEVAHYVARAEPERVAKAVLLEAVPPVMVKKESNPGGTPIEAFDGYRAALAANRAQLYIDIPAGPFYGFNRPGAKVSEGLIRNWWRQGMMGSTKAHYECIKAFSETDFTEDLKKIEVPVLVIHSEDDQIVPYADAGPLSAKLLRNGTLRTYKNLPHGVAQTHPDIVNADLLAFIRDEELPANPEAASAMPAMG
- the hemA gene encoding 5-aminolevulinate synthase, whose protein sequence is MNYDKIFDEAIDRLHAEGRYRVFIDILRNKGAFPNARCFAGHNGPKPITVWCSNDYLAMGQHPKVIAAMEEALHNVGAGSGGTRNIGGNTHYHVELEHELADLHGKDGALLFTSGYVSNDATLSTLAKILPGCVIFSDELNHASMIAGIRNSGCEKQVWRHNDLAHLEELLEAADPEVPKLIAFESVYSMDGDVAPIHAICDLADKYNALTYIDEVHAVGMYGPRGGGITDRDEAAHRITIIEGTLGKAFGVMGGYIAADSRIIDVIRSYAPGFIFTTSLSPVLVAGVLASVKHLKASSAEREGQQAAAAMLKHLFAEAGLPVMPSTTHIVPLMVGDPVKAKKISDILLAEYGVYVQPINFPTVPRGTERLRFTPGPSHSEEMMRELTSALVEIWERLEMKQAEAA
- a CDS encoding TIR domain-containing protein, with amino-acid sequence MDKPRIFLGSSTKQAALLDALTEGLADIARVEPWMTSFNPGTSTLERLLELTREVDFAAFVFAQDDWTSATAPATPDPNAGLASPRDNVVFEAGLFGGALGMRRTFILHARGSKLPTDLLGLTSIRYDEESAADEISAITQKLRQAIESESHLARIEGAWWQFSLTERSEREPSALGMIKIARCRDGSLEMTGRSWREDGRLLARYHSEAARAKRDPSGIFYYWQGERPLDPDAPQLHGTGEVTLESADRASGYFTTLWDSKPELNARTSGVYLRADPGDMEVLDGNDDRQRAKLIAQRLKHWKGIRAG